Proteins encoded together in one Quercus lobata isolate SW786 unplaced genomic scaffold, ValleyOak3.0 Primary Assembly Scq3eQI_1866, whole genome shotgun sequence window:
- the LOC115972995 gene encoding short-chain collagen C4-like, which produces MFALLFMLFTTIIAPLIPTLSSQPPPPQPCLSCLTPPPPPTAPALESPPIQHFPPFSPFTPSLQDDNIWSSPSPRHPISVLFVLGCILAAIILISLIVLAIYIRLPKGLKGDKGDPGKPGPKGDKGDNGEKGEKGPKGDKGEKGEKGPKGDKGDPGPPGPPPCQCYQYGGCEEEDAKKEKMLKVCKNI; this is translated from the exons ATGTTTGCCCTGTTGTTCATGCTGTTTACCACCATCATCGCACCACTAATTCCAACCCTCTcttcacaaccaccaccaccacaaccctGTCTAAGCTGTCTTACTCCGCCTCCTCCACCGACAGCGCCAGCACTTGAGTCTCCTCCAATCCAACATTTTCCCCCATTTTCCCCTTTCACTCCATCACTACAAGATGACAACATATGGTCTTCACCAAGTCCAAGACATCCAATATCTGTGTTGTTCGTGTTGGGGTGTATCTTGGCTGCTATAATATTAATTAGCTTAATCGTATTGGCGATTTACATTCGCCTGCCAAAAGGGCTGAAAGGGGATAAAGGGGATCCAGGGAAGCCGGGCCCGAAAGGGGACAAAGGGGACAATGGGGAGAAAGGGGAGAAAGGGCCAAAAGGGGACAAAGGGGAGAAAGGGGAGAAAGGGCCGAAAGGGGACAAAGGGGATCCAGGGCCACCAGGGCCGCCACCCTGCCAGTGCTACCAG TACGGAGGatgtgaagaagaagatgctaAGAAGGAGAAGATGCTAAAAGTATGCAAGAATATTTGA